In Rattus norvegicus strain BN/NHsdMcwi chromosome 3, GRCr8, whole genome shotgun sequence, a genomic segment contains:
- the Or9g4b gene encoding olfactory receptor Olr458, with product MEVDNRTILTEFILVGFSADPHWQLILFGIFLTIYLMTLSGNMTLIILIRIDSRLHTPMYFFIGGLSFLDFWYNSVYIPKILVNCVSDDKRISLAGCGTQFFFSCVAAYTECYLLAAMAYDRHAAICSPLLYSSIMSTSLCTGLVAGSYVGGILNAIAHTANTFRLRFCGKNIIDHFFCDVLPLVKMSCTDTHVYVKILSSMVGFTVLSSILAIIISYFNILLAILRIRSASGRRKAFSTCASHLVSVTLFYGSLLFMYSRPSSNYSLERDKVAAMFYTIINPFLNPFIYSLRNKDVKEAFKKLMQRIQQQT from the coding sequence ATGGAGGTGGACAATCGGACCATCCTGACTGAATTTATCCTCGTGGGCTTCTCAGCAGACCCCCACTGGCAGCTGATTCTATTTGGAATATTTCTAACCATCTACTTGATGACCTTGTCAGGGAACATGACCTTGATTATTTTAATCCGGATTGATTCTAGGCTGCATACACCcatgtacttttttattggaGGACTATCTTTTTTGGACTTCTGGTATAATTCTGTGTACATTCCTAAAATCTTGGTCAATTGTGTTTCAGATGATAAGCGTATTTCTTTGGCTGGTTGTGGgactcagtttttcttttcttgtgtagCAGCCTACACTGAGTGCTACCTACTGGCAGCCATGGCATATGATCGACATGCTGCAATTTGTAGTCCATTGCTCTATTCAAGCATCATGTCCACGTCTCTCTGTACTGGCCTAGTGGCTGGCTCCTATGTAGGAGGGATTTTGAATGCCATAGCCCATACTGCCAACACTTTCAGGTTAAGGTTCTGTGGTAAAAATATTATTGATCACTTTTTCTGTGATGTGCTTCCATTGGTAAAAATGTCCTGTACAGATACCCATGTCTATGTGAAAATCCTCTCCAGTATGGTGGGCTTCACTGTGCTCTCCAGCATTCTTGCCATCATTATTTCGTATTTCAACATCTTGCTGGCTATCTTGAGGATCCGCTCTGCCTCAGGAAGACGCAAGGCTTTCTCCACCTGTGCCTCTCACCTGGTCTCTGTCACACTCTTCTATGGCTCCTTGCTTTTCATGTATTCAAGACCCAGTTCCAATTATTCCCTGGAAAGAGACAAAGTGGCAGCCATGTTCTATACCATTATCAATCCATTTCTCAACCCTTTCATCTATAGCCTGAGAAACAAAGATGTTAAAGAAGCCTTTAAAAAGTTGATGCAGAGAATACAACAGCAAACATGA
- the Or9g20 gene encoding olfactory receptor Olr459 → MERGNHTVSEFILLGFTSDPTTQLVLFVMFLIMYTLTVLGNCILMVLICSDPKLHTPMYFFIGNLSFLDLWLSTVYTPKILVICISENKSMSFASCVAQFFFSAGLDYSECYLLAAMAYDRYVAISKPLIYSQAISIKQCAFFVAASYMGGFINSSIITKKTFTFDFCNDNIIDDFFCDLLPLVNLACGGKEGYQALMYFLLTSNVMIPIALILASYIIIIATILRIRSTQGRLKAFSTCSSHLISVTLYYGSILYIYSRPRTSYSLDTDKVVSTFYTVVFPMLNPFIYSLRNKDVKEALNKLLKIIPL, encoded by the coding sequence ATGGAGAGAGGCAACCACACAGTATCTGAGTTCATTCTGTTGGGATTCACCTCTGACCCTACTACACAATTAGTCCTGTTTGTGATGTTTCTCATTATGTACACATTGACTGTGTTAGGAAACTGTATTCTTATGGTGTTGATCTGCAGTGACCCCAAgctccacacacccatgtattTCTTCATCGGAAATCTATCTTTTCTGGATCTCTGGTTGTCCACTGTCTATACTCCAAAGATCCTAGTGATATGTATCTCTGAAAATAAAAGTATGTCCTTTGCTAGCTGTGTAGCTCAGTTCTTCTTTTCTGCTGGACTGGACTACAGTGAGTGTTACCTGCTGGCTGCTATGGCTTATGACCGTTATGTGGCCATCTCAAAGCCACTGATTTATTCTCAGGCCATATCTATAAAACAATGTGCATTTTTTGTAGCAGCCTCTTATATGGGTGGCTTTATTAACTCTTCCATCATCACTAAGAAAACTTTTACATTTGACTTCTGTAATGACAACATCATCGATGACTTTTTTTGTGACTTGCTTCCCTTGGTGAATCTGGCTTGCGGTGGCAAGGAAGGATACCAGGCCCTGATGTACTTCCTCCTGACCTCCAATGTAATGATACCCATTGCCCTAATCCTGGCCTCCTATATCATCATCATTGCCACAATCTTGAGGATCCGATCCACCCAGGGTCGCCTGAAGGCCTTCTCTACCTGTTCCTCCCACCTCATCTCTGTGACCTTGTATTATGGCTCCATTCTCTACATCTACTCTCGCCCTCGTACCAGTTATTCTTTAGATACAGACAAAGTTGTTTCAACATTTTACACGGTAGTTTTCCCCATGTTGAAtcccttcatctacagcctgaggaataAGGATGTGAAAGAGGCTCTGAATAAACTCTTGAAGATCATTCCTTTGTAA